Proteins encoded together in one Columba livia isolate bColLiv1 breed racing homer chromosome 3, bColLiv1.pat.W.v2, whole genome shotgun sequence window:
- the LOC102084431 gene encoding gallinacin-11, with the protein MKLFSYLMALLLLQAVPGLGLPKDTLRCLRYHGFCFRSKSCPKPFAAFGTCSWRQKTCCIDTTSNFHTCQDEGGHCVPPEIKCLQEQVGLCPHGEWKCCTEL; encoded by the exons ATGAAGCTCTTTTCCTACCTCAtggctctcctcctcctccaggctgTTCCAG GTCTCGGCTTGCCCAAAGACACCTTACGTTGTCTCAGATACCACGGCTTCTGCTTCCGATCCAAATCCTGCCCAAAGCCATTTGCTGCATTTGGAACCTGCTCTTGGCGTCAGAAAACCTGCTGCATAG ACACGACATCAAACTTCCATACTTGTCAAGATGAGGGAGGTCATTGTGTGCCTCCAGAAATCAAATGTCTGCAAGAACAAGTGGGACTTTGCCCTCACGGAGAATGGAAGTGCTGCACAGAATTGTAA
- the LOC135578961 gene encoding LOW QUALITY PROTEIN: gallinacin-12-like (The sequence of the model RefSeq protein was modified relative to this genomic sequence to represent the inferred CDS: inserted 1 base in 1 codon), with translation MPSSMPGFCKIXISALRLSSRTKAMGILWFIFIFISLICHGDAHGPDSCNHSGGLCRVGNCVSGEYLTGYCFEPIILCCRWLLPTATKS, from the exons ATGCCATCCAGCATGCCAGGCTTCTGCAAAA TAATCTCAGCCCTGCGGCTTTCCAGCAGAACCAAAGCAATGGGGATCCTTTGGTTCATTTTCATCTTCATCTCCTTGATTTGTCACG GAGATGCTCATGGACCAGACAGCTGTAACCACTCAGGGGGCTTGTGCCGAGTTGGAAACTGCGTTTCTGGCGAATATCTGACTGGTTACTGCTTTGAACCCATCATCCTCTGTTGTAGATGGTTATTACCCACTGCCACAAAGAGCTGA